The DNA segment TCTAACTTACCTGCTCGACAAGGGACGGGCCAAGTCGGGCGACTGGCGAATACCAGAGGCGACGCTGCACCTTTTAAGCTCGATGGGCGGCTGGCCCGGAGCGTTTCTCGGACAGCAATTTAGCCGACATAAAACGGCCAAGGTGAGTTTCCAGAGCGTCTTCTGGCTGACGGTGCTCGTTTACGAGTTTGCAGCGATTGATTTCCTGCTCCATTGGAAAATTTCCCGCGCAACCGCTGCGCTGGTCTGGAGCTACCTCGGTAAATGAGTCGAGTTAGACCGAGGTCGAACCCATTTCGCCGGTCTCGGAGTCCTGGAAGAGGCTGGCTTTGTAGCCGCCCTTTTGCAGGGCGTCGATGATAGCGTCGTGATGGATGGTGGCGGGGCGGAAGGAAACCCAGATGCCGCGTTCGATGATGCGGACGCCTTCGACGCCGCGCAGTTTCTGAAGGATTTTGCCCGCCTTGGCCTCGTCCTCGGCGGTGTTGAGATTCGGAACGGCGAGATCGAGTTCCTCGAATGCGTGTGTGCTCATGTGTCTAGGAAACGTCCGGTCCGGTGGGGGCGGTCTTGGCTTTCATTCGAGTTCCAATCGACTGTAACTCGCCTATTTTCCGAGCGCGGCGCGAATCTCGGGGATGCGGCCAGCGGAGCCGAGCTTCTCGCCACGGCTGACGATAAATTTGCGATATTCCTCGATGAAGATTTTGCCGGGAGGGCGGAAGTCAAATTCTTCGGGTTTGTCGCGGAAGAATTCGCGGTGCACGCGGGTCCAGACGAGGCGTCCGTCGGTGTCGATGTTGACCTTGGTGACGCCGAGCTTGGCGGCGGGGAGGTATTCATTTTCGTCCACGCCGACGGCGGAAGGATCGAGTTTGCCCCCGGCGGCGTTGATGCGGATGACTTCGTCGTGAGGAACGCAGGAACTGCCGTGCATGACGATGGGAGTCGGAGGCAGGCCGGCGGCGGCGACTTTGTCGCGAATGGCTTCGATGACGTTGAAGTGGAGCGATTGGTGGCCCTTGAATTTATAAGCGCCGTGGCTGGTGCCGATGGCGGCGGCGAGCGAGTCGCAGCCGGAGCGCTGGATGAACTCGACGACTTCATCGGGGTTCGTGAGGCAGGCGTGGCCCTCATCGACGACGATGTCTTCCTCGACGCCGCCGAGTTTGCCGAGTTCGGCTTCGACGCTGAGGCCCTTGGCATGGGCGCGGTCAACGACGCGCTTAGTGATGGCGATGTTTTCCTCAAAGTCCTCATGCGAGGCGTCGATCATGACGGACGAATAGAAGCCGGAATCGATGCAGTCGTAACAAGTCGCCTCGTCGCCGTGATCGAGATGCACCGCATAGATCGCCTCGGGAAAAATCTCTTCTGCTGCGCGAATGATGCCCTCGATCATGCGTTTGTCGGTGTAATTGCGAGCGCCTTTGGAAAGCTGGATGATGAAGGGCGATTGAGATTCCACGCAGCCTTTGAAGAGGCCCATGGTTTGCTCGGCGTTGTTAATGTTGTAGGCACCGATGGCATATTTGCCGTAAGCGAGTTTGAAGAGTTCTGCGGTCGTAACGATCATGGACGGAGTCTCATTGGCTGCGTGCCGCAGGGCAAGCCGCAATTCGCTTTTTTCTAGGGCGGTGCTTTATTCCCCGTCCTCACTCCTGCCTTAAAAACTTCATGGAAAATGTCATCATTGTTGGAACCGGTTGCGCCGGTCTCACCGCCGCCATCTACACCGCCCGCGCCAATCTTTCGCCACTCGTCCTTGAGGGCAAGGAACCCGGGGGACAGCTCACGACGACGACGCTGGTGGAGAATTTTCCTGGTTTCCCCGAGGGCATCGACGGTCCGCAACTGATCATGAACATGAAGGCGCAAGCGGGGAAATTCGGCGCGCGATTTGAGTATACGCTGGTGACGGATTTTGAGCCGGGTGATGGCCATGCGACGCCGCACAGGGTGAAAATCGACGACGAATGGGTGGAAACGAAAACGCTCATCATCGCCAGCGGAGCGTCCGCGAAATGGCTCGGTCTGCCCGGAGAAACCAAGCTGGTCGGCCACGGATTAACTTCGTGCGCGACCTGCGATGGAGCCTTTTATCGCAACGTCCCCGTGGCGGTCATTGGCGGCGGTGATTCGGCGGCGGAAGAAGCGATTTTCCTCACGCGCTTCGCCTCCAAAGTTTACCTGGTGCATCGCCGCGATGCCTTGCGCGCCTCGAAAATCATGGCCGACCGCGTGCTGGCGAATGAAAAAGTCCAGCCCGTCTGGAACACCGTTCCGCTGGAGTATCTGACCGACGATCAGGGCGAAATGCGCGCGCTGAAAGTCCGCGACACGGTCACGAATGTGGAGAGTGAACTGGAAGTCGCCTGTGTTTTCGTCGCCATTGGGCACAATCCGAACACGAAGCCTTTCCTCGGCAAACTGCCCACGGACGACGCTGGTTATCTCCTGCAAACAAAGGGAACCGCGACCGCCGTTCCCGGTGTTTTCGCCGCCGGGGACGTGGCGGACACAGTTTACCGGCAGGCGATCACGGCCGCTGGCCAGGGTTGCGCCGCCGCCATCGAAGTCGAGAAATTCCTCGCTGATCAGGAATAACGCGGCTCGCCGATTTTGAAAATCTGCGACCTCACCCAGTTTTATTCGCCGGTCAGCGGCGGGGTGAAGCGTTACGTGCAGGAAAAGGTCGATTACCTGCGCCGGGAACGATCCGACTGCGAGCACATCCTCATCATTCCAGGGGAACGCACCGAGCGCATCGTCGAGCCGCAGCGGCGGATTTACACGATCAAATCGCCGCTCATTTCAAAGACCTCACGCTATCGCATGTTGCTCAATCTGGGAGCCGTCGAGAGCGTGATCGAACTCGAACGGCCCGACATCATCGAGAGCGGCGACCCGTATCAAGTCGCTTGGAAATCTCTCGCGACCGGCGATGCGCTGCGCATTCCAGTCGTGGCGTTCTATCATTCCCATTTTCCCGAAGCCTATCTGCGCAGTGTGGAAAAATATCTCGGCCACACCGCCGGCGACGCGCTGATGGAGGCCGCCGAGCGCTATGTAAGTCATCTCTACAACAAGTTTGCCCACACGCTCGTCCCCTCGGCGGGTCTCAGGCAATTGTTAGTCGATTGGGGCGTCAGCAACACCGCGCTCGTCGAACTTGGAGTAAACACGAGCGTCTTCCAACCCGGTCCGCGCCAGCCGGATTTTCGGGAGAAACATCAGATTCCCGCTCAGGCAAAACTGCTGCTCTACGTCGGGCGTCTCGCTCCAGAGAAGAACGTGAAGACGCTCTTCTCCGCCTTCGAACTTCTCACCAGAGAACACCCTAACTCCTATCATTTGCTCGTTCTCGGCGAGGGCACGACGCGCGACAGTTTGCTGCGGCTCTCCATTTCGACGAATGCCGTTACCTGGCTGCCGTATTGCGGCGACTCCATGGATCTCGCCAAAATTTACCGCGAGGCCGATCTGTTCGTTCATCCCGGCGTGCAGGAAACTTTCGGGCTCGTCACGCTGGAAAGCCAGTCGTGCGGAACTCCCGTCGTCGGCATTCGCGGCAGCTACATGGACCGGATTATTTTCTCGAACCAGCGCCATTGGGCGGCGGAAAATTCACCGGAAAGTCTAGCAGCGGCGATCCGGCAAACCTGCCGCGAAGACCTGCGGGAAATCGGCGCGCTCGCCTCGCAGCAGGTGCGGGCCAGATACGATTGGAACTCCGTTTTCCGCAAGCTGCTCGGCATTTACCAATCGTGCATTGCGCAGCCTGACCGCGTCCGGTAAA comes from the Chthoniobacterales bacterium genome and includes:
- a CDS encoding ketose-bisphosphate aldolase codes for the protein MIVTTAELFKLAYGKYAIGAYNINNAEQTMGLFKGCVESQSPFIIQLSKGARNYTDKRMIEGIIRAAEEIFPEAIYAVHLDHGDEATCYDCIDSGFYSSVMIDASHEDFEENIAITKRVVDRAHAKGLSVEAELGKLGGVEEDIVVDEGHACLTNPDEVVEFIQRSGCDSLAAAIGTSHGAYKFKGHQSLHFNVIEAIRDKVAAAGLPPTPIVMHGSSCVPHDEVIRINAAGGKLDPSAVGVDENEYLPAAKLGVTKVNIDTDGRLVWTRVHREFFRDKPEEFDFRPPGKIFIEEYRKFIVSRGEKLGSAGRIPEIRAALGK
- the trxB gene encoding thioredoxin-disulfide reductase translates to MENVIIVGTGCAGLTAAIYTARANLSPLVLEGKEPGGQLTTTTLVENFPGFPEGIDGPQLIMNMKAQAGKFGARFEYTLVTDFEPGDGHATPHRVKIDDEWVETKTLIIASGASAKWLGLPGETKLVGHGLTSCATCDGAFYRNVPVAVIGGGDSAAEEAIFLTRFASKVYLVHRRDALRASKIMADRVLANEKVQPVWNTVPLEYLTDDQGEMRALKVRDTVTNVESELEVACVFVAIGHNPNTKPFLGKLPTDDAGYLLQTKGTATAVPGVFAAGDVADTVYRQAITAAGQGCAAAIEVEKFLADQE
- a CDS encoding glycosyltransferase, encoding MKICDLTQFYSPVSGGVKRYVQEKVDYLRRERSDCEHILIIPGERTERIVEPQRRIYTIKSPLISKTSRYRMLLNLGAVESVIELERPDIIESGDPYQVAWKSLATGDALRIPVVAFYHSHFPEAYLRSVEKYLGHTAGDALMEAAERYVSHLYNKFAHTLVPSAGLRQLLVDWGVSNTALVELGVNTSVFQPGPRQPDFREKHQIPAQAKLLLYVGRLAPEKNVKTLFSAFELLTREHPNSYHLLVLGEGTTRDSLLRLSISTNAVTWLPYCGDSMDLAKIYREADLFVHPGVQETFGLVTLESQSCGTPVVGIRGSYMDRIIFSNQRHWAAENSPESLAAAIRQTCREDLREIGALASQQVRARYDWNSVFRKLLGIYQSCIAQPDRVR